A region of Arabidopsis thaliana chromosome 5, partial sequence DNA encodes the following proteins:
- a CDS encoding Transport protein particle (TRAPP) component (Transport protein particle (TRAPP) component; CONTAINS InterPro DOMAIN/s: Transport protein particle (TRAPP) component (InterPro:IPR007194), TRAPP I complex, Bet3 (InterPro:IPR016721); Has 1807 Blast hits to 1807 proteins in 277 species: Archae - 0; Bacteria - 0; Metazoa - 736; Fungi - 347; Plants - 385; Viruses - 0; Other Eukaryotes - 339 (source: NCBI BLink).), translating into MAPVGPRSGDAIFSSIDRVNAELFTLTYGAIVRQLLTDLEEVEEVNKQLDQMGYNIGIRLIDEFLAKSGVSRCVDFKETAEMIAKVGFKMFLGVTASVTSWDSDGTCCSIILEDNPLVDFVELPDTCQGLYYCNVLSGVIRGALEMVSMKTEVTWTRDVLRGDDAYELQVKLLKQVAEEYPYKDDE; encoded by the exons ATGGCTCCGGTTGGTCCTCGATCCGGTGATGCGATCTTCTCTAGCATTGATCGTGTG AATGCGGAGTTGTTCACGTTGACGTATGGTGCTATTGTGCGTCAATTGCTTACTGACCTGGAAGAAGTAGAGGAAGTTAACAAACAGCTTGATCAAAT GGGATACAACATTGGAATCCGACTTATCGATGAGTTTCTAGCTAAATCTGGTGTTTCCAGATGCGTTGACTTTAAGGAAACTGCTGAAATGATTGCCAAG GTGGGTTTCAAGATGTTCTTAGGAGTCACTGCATCAGTGACAAGCTGGGACTCGGACGGGACTTGCTGCAGTATAATCTTAGAGGACAATCCCCTAGTTGATTTCGTCGAGCTTCCCGATACTTGCCAAGGTCTTTACTACTGCAATGTCTTAAGTGGAGTCATTAGAGGAGCTTTGGAAATG GTCTCAATGAAGACAGAAGTGACATGGACGCGTGATGTTCTTCGAGGAGATGATGCTTATGAGTTGCAAGTAAAGCTACTGAAACAAGTCGCTGAGGAATATCCTTACAAGGATGATGAATAA
- the G18F gene encoding autophagy 18 F-like protein (homolog of yeast autophagy 18 (ATG18) F (G18F); FUNCTIONS IN: molecular_function unknown; INVOLVED IN: response to starvation; LOCATED IN: chloroplast; EXPRESSED IN: 24 plant structures; EXPRESSED DURING: 15 growth stages; CONTAINS InterPro DOMAIN/s: WD40 repeat-like-containing domain (InterPro:IPR011046), Breast carcinoma amplified sequence 3 (InterPro:IPR022175), WD40 repeat (InterPro:IPR001680), WD40/YVTN repeat-like-containing domain (InterPro:IPR015943), WD40 repeat, subgroup (InterPro:IPR019781); BEST Arabidopsis thaliana protein match is: homolog of yeast autophagy 18 (ATG18) G (TAIR:AT1G03380.1); Has 1807 Blast hits to 1807 proteins in 277 species: Archae - 0; Bacteria - 0; Metazoa - 736; Fungi - 347; Plants - 385; Viruses - 0; Other Eukaryotes - 339 (source: NCBI BLink).), whose amino-acid sequence MKKNGDGSSPKSPDGVVSRSARSSFRALSNCLKVISSGASTVARSAVSAASSAVESHHDQVLWAGFDNLQKEDGDTRRVLLLAFKSGFQVWDVEDTENVHVIVSAHDGQAFFMQMLLNPINSGVLDDRFYKSRPLLAVCGDYSSKKISSDNPGSETVATPTNVYVYSLKSQSYVHTLKFRATIYSVRCCSRIVAVLQAAQIDCFDAATLEMDYRIVTNSIVCGSLGVGYGPLAVGPRWIAYSGSRIATSSSAIFTSEIVSLSTSSPSVAQFARDSSKQLASGIANLGDKGYRSLTKYCSEVLPNPYIPGLKGIGVGNEKVADAESIGMVIVKDITNKSVITQFKAHKSPISALCFDQSGLLLVTASIQGHNINVFRIMPTISTSRAVKTTTFAHLFRLQRGFTNAVIQDICFSKDSNLIVVGSSRGTSHLFEINPEKEGDAPVPMSAISRIRSGNSSGWIGTVSGAASAAAGMVAGSVPGTVTSTFCYCDEKSNNNYYGSVADMCSKTNLLVFAPSGCMTQYALREHQVGVGHETAAMTGFDSESGLETEGKLAVDPIRRWSMIQNQSRRETHDPHSDIYGGGTSVDSKSKVFPEVVRKQSVEEAWKVSKKGTTRVVDKRHLYIYEAEQQQTHLPTQLPLWARRKFRFQELVLNRGEEISGGGGREMEIEGIQTRTIEARTRDLVPVWGYLQSPRSQQVINESIQSPSTTTQDDKVATLEGHGTETDLGAVHSEEQTQSEPVDKEGIAEEKNHSEDEDEEQVD is encoded by the exons ATGAAGAAAAACGGTGACGGTTCTTCTCCCAAGTCGCCAGACGGAGTTGTATCACGATCAGCTCGTAGCTCGTTTCGTGCTTTGTCTAATTGCCTTAAGGTGATTTCTTCTGGTGCTTCTACTGTTGCTCGCTCCGCCGTATCTGCCGCTTCTTCCGCCGTTGAATCTCATCACGATCAG GTACTATGGGCGGGGTTTGATAATCTACAGAAAGAGGATGGTGATACACGAAGAGTTCTTCTACTAGCATTTAAGTCTGGATTTCAAGTTTGGGATGTTGAAGATACAGAGAATGTTCATGTTATAGTTTCTGCACATGATGGACAAGCATTCTTTATGCAAATGCTACTGAATCCAATAAACTCTGGAGTTTTAGATGATAGGTTTTATAAGAGCCGTCCTCTTTTGGCTGTGTGTGGTGATTATTCAAGTAAAAAGATCAGTTCTGATAACCCCGGAAGTGAAACCGTAGCTACTCCTACTAATGTCTATGTCTACTCGTTAAAGTCTCAGTCTTATGTGCATACGTTGAAATTCCGGGCTACCATCTATTCGGTTAGGTGCTGTTCTCGGATTGTTGCTGTACTACAAGCAGCTCAG ATAGATTGCTTTGATGCTGCAACACTGGAAATGGATTACAGGATTGTAACTAACTCCATTGTGTGTGGCTCCTTGGGTGTTGGATATGGCCCTCTTGCTGTTGGTCCACGATGGATTGCGTATAGTGGAAGTCGTATTGCTACCTCAAGTTCTGCAATTTTTACTTCAGAAATTGTCTCACTGTCAACATCATCACCCAGTGTTGCACAATTTGCAAGAGACTCGAGTAAGCAGCTTGCTTCTGGGATAGCAAATCTTGGAGACAAAGGGTACAGATCATTGACTAAATACTGCTCAGAGGTTTTGCCCAATCCGTATATTCCTGGTTTGAAAGGCATTGGAGTTGGTAATGAAAAAGTAGCAGATGCAGAGAGCATAGGAATG GTTATTGTCAAAGATATCACAAACAAAAGCGTCATAACGCAGTTTAAGGCACACAAGAGTCCGATTTCAGCTTTGTGCTTTGACCAAAGCGGCCTGCTTTTGGTGACTGCTTCGATTCAGGGGCATAATATTAACGTCTTTAGAATAATGCCAACAATCTCTACAAGCAGAGCTGTGAAGACAACGACTTTTGCCCATCTGTTCAGGCTTCAGCGCGGTTTTACTAATGCG GTGATACAAGACATATGTTTCAGCAAGGATAGCAATTTGATTGTGGTTGGTTCTTCAAGAGGGACAAGTCATCTTTTTGAGATTAATCCTGAGAAAGAGGGGGATGCTCCGGTTCCTATGTCTGCAATCAGTAGGATAAGAAGCGGAAACAGCAGCGGATGGATTGGGACTGTGAGCGGTGCAGCATCTGCAGCAGCTGGAATGGTTGCAGGCTCGGTTCCGGGTACAGTCACATCCACTTTCTGTTACTGCGATGAAAAGAGTAACAATAACTACTATGGTTCTGTTGCTGATATGTGCTCCAAGACAAATCTTCTGGTGTTTGCTCCTTCTGGATGTATGACACAGTATGCGTTACGGGAACATCAGGTTGGTGTTGGTCATGAGACTGCTGCAATGACGGGGTTTGATTCTGAGTCAGGTCTAGAGACAGAAGGAAAATTAGCGGTAGATCCAATAAGAAGGTGGTCCATGATCCAAAACCAATCTAGAAGAGAGACGCATGACCCCCACAGTGACATATATGGAGGTGGAACATCAGTGGATTCTAAAAGTAAAGTGTTTCCAGAGGTTGTTAGAAAACAAAGTGTTGAGGAAGCTTGGAAAGTATCTAAGAAAGGAACTACCCGTGTGGTGGATAAGCGTCATTTGTACATATATGAAGCAGAACAACAGCAAACGCATCTGCCGACTCAGCTACCCTTATGGGCAAGGCGAAAG TTTAGGTTTCAAGAATTGGTATTGAATCGGGGTGAAGAGATTAGTGGTGGAGGTGGAAGGGAGATGGAGATTGAAGGAATCCAAACTCGAACTATTGAAGCAAGAACAAGAGATTTGGTTCCAGTCTGGGGTTATCTCCAATCTCCAAGGTCTCAGCAAGTGATAAACGA ATCAATACAGAGTCCAAGTACCACTACACAAGATGACAAAGTGGCTACTCTGGAGGGTCATGGAACAGAGACTGATCTCGGTGCTGTACATAGCGAAGAACAGACACAAAGCGAGCCTGTAGATAAAGAAGGTATTGCAGAGGAGAAGAATCACAGtgaagatgaggatgaagagCAAGTGGATTAG
- the G18F gene encoding autophagy 18 F-like protein translates to MQMLLNPINSGVLDDRFYKSRPLLAVCGDYSSKKISSDNPGSETVATPTNVYVYSLKSQSYVHTLKFRATIYSVRCCSRIVAVLQAAQIDCFDAATLEMDYRIVTNSIVCGSLGVGYGPLAVGPRWIAYSGSRIATSSSAIFTSEIVSLSTSSPSVAQFARDSSKQLASGIANLGDKGYRSLTKYCSEVLPNPYIPGLKGIGVGNEKVADAESIGMVIVKDITNKSVITQFKAHKSPISALCFDQSGLLLVTASIQGHNINVFRIMPTISTSRAVKTTTFAHLFRLQRGFTNAVIQDICFSKDSNLIVVGSSRGTSHLFEINPEKEGDAPVPMSAISRIRSGNSSGWIGTVSGAASAAAGMVAGSVPGTVTSTFCYCDEKSNNNYYGSVADMCSKTNLLVFAPSGCMTQYALREHQVGVGHETAAMTGFDSESGLETEGKLAVDPIRRWSMIQNQSRRETHDPHSDIYGGGTSVDSKSKVFPEVVRKQSVEEAWKVSKKGTTRVVDKRHLYIYEAEQQQTHLPTQLPLWARRKFRFQELVLNRGEEISGGGGREMEIEGIQTRTIEARTRDLVPVWGYLQSPRSQQVINESIQSPSTTTQDDKVATLEGHGTETDLGAVHSEEQTQSEPVDKEGIAEEKNHSEDEDEEQVD, encoded by the exons ATGCAAATGCTACTGAATCCAATAAACTCTGGAGTTTTAGATGATAGGTTTTATAAGAGCCGTCCTCTTTTGGCTGTGTGTGGTGATTATTCAAGTAAAAAGATCAGTTCTGATAACCCCGGAAGTGAAACCGTAGCTACTCCTACTAATGTCTATGTCTACTCGTTAAAGTCTCAGTCTTATGTGCATACGTTGAAATTCCGGGCTACCATCTATTCGGTTAGGTGCTGTTCTCGGATTGTTGCTGTACTACAAGCAGCTCAG ATAGATTGCTTTGATGCTGCAACACTGGAAATGGATTACAGGATTGTAACTAACTCCATTGTGTGTGGCTCCTTGGGTGTTGGATATGGCCCTCTTGCTGTTGGTCCACGATGGATTGCGTATAGTGGAAGTCGTATTGCTACCTCAAGTTCTGCAATTTTTACTTCAGAAATTGTCTCACTGTCAACATCATCACCCAGTGTTGCACAATTTGCAAGAGACTCGAGTAAGCAGCTTGCTTCTGGGATAGCAAATCTTGGAGACAAAGGGTACAGATCATTGACTAAATACTGCTCAGAGGTTTTGCCCAATCCGTATATTCCTGGTTTGAAAGGCATTGGAGTTGGTAATGAAAAAGTAGCAGATGCAGAGAGCATAGGAATG GTTATTGTCAAAGATATCACAAACAAAAGCGTCATAACGCAGTTTAAGGCACACAAGAGTCCGATTTCAGCTTTGTGCTTTGACCAAAGCGGCCTGCTTTTGGTGACTGCTTCGATTCAGGGGCATAATATTAACGTCTTTAGAATAATGCCAACAATCTCTACAAGCAGAGCTGTGAAGACAACGACTTTTGCCCATCTGTTCAGGCTTCAGCGCGGTTTTACTAATGCG GTGATACAAGACATATGTTTCAGCAAGGATAGCAATTTGATTGTGGTTGGTTCTTCAAGAGGGACAAGTCATCTTTTTGAGATTAATCCTGAGAAAGAGGGGGATGCTCCGGTTCCTATGTCTGCAATCAGTAGGATAAGAAGCGGAAACAGCAGCGGATGGATTGGGACTGTGAGCGGTGCAGCATCTGCAGCAGCTGGAATGGTTGCAGGCTCGGTTCCGGGTACAGTCACATCCACTTTCTGTTACTGCGATGAAAAGAGTAACAATAACTACTATGGTTCTGTTGCTGATATGTGCTCCAAGACAAATCTTCTGGTGTTTGCTCCTTCTGGATGTATGACACAGTATGCGTTACGGGAACATCAGGTTGGTGTTGGTCATGAGACTGCTGCAATGACGGGGTTTGATTCTGAGTCAGGTCTAGAGACAGAAGGAAAATTAGCGGTAGATCCAATAAGAAGGTGGTCCATGATCCAAAACCAATCTAGAAGAGAGACGCATGACCCCCACAGTGACATATATGGAGGTGGAACATCAGTGGATTCTAAAAGTAAAGTGTTTCCAGAGGTTGTTAGAAAACAAAGTGTTGAGGAAGCTTGGAAAGTATCTAAGAAAGGAACTACCCGTGTGGTGGATAAGCGTCATTTGTACATATATGAAGCAGAACAACAGCAAACGCATCTGCCGACTCAGCTACCCTTATGGGCAAGGCGAAAG TTTAGGTTTCAAGAATTGGTATTGAATCGGGGTGAAGAGATTAGTGGTGGAGGTGGAAGGGAGATGGAGATTGAAGGAATCCAAACTCGAACTATTGAAGCAAGAACAAGAGATTTGGTTCCAGTCTGGGGTTATCTCCAATCTCCAAGGTCTCAGCAAGTGATAAACGA ATCAATACAGAGTCCAAGTACCACTACACAAGATGACAAAGTGGCTACTCTGGAGGGTCATGGAACAGAGACTGATCTCGGTGCTGTACATAGCGAAGAACAGACACAAAGCGAGCCTGTAGATAAAGAAGGTATTGCAGAGGAGAAGAATCACAGtgaagatgaggatgaagagCAAGTGGATTAG
- the DEG16 gene encoding Trypsin family protein (Trypsin family protein; FUNCTIONS IN: catalytic activity, serine-type endopeptidase activity; INVOLVED IN: proteolysis; LOCATED IN: endomembrane system; CONTAINS InterPro DOMAIN/s: Serine endopeptidase DegP2 (InterPro:IPR015724), Serine/cysteine peptidase, trypsin-like (InterPro:IPR009003); BEST Arabidopsis thaliana protein match is: DegP protease 6 (TAIR:AT1G51150.1); Has 30201 Blast hits to 17322 proteins in 780 species: Archae - 12; Bacteria - 1396; Metazoa - 17338; Fungi - 3422; Plants - 5037; Viruses - 0; Other Eukaryotes - 2996 (source: NCBI BLink).) has translation MSNQVNDISYVSLIQVNIVLNKNIILWLGSATPRALRDIDLAQDSVVKIFSFSREPNVVQPWQTTEKEYSSSGFAISGRRILTNAHVVGDHSYLQVRKHGSPTKYKAEVKAFGIFGARRYTFIGETIYALGYPRDGDIISVTKGIVTRVEPQKYAHSSIEILTIQTDACINGGKSGGPVVMGNKVAGVVFENDSPSDK, from the exons ATGAGTAATCAAGTAAATGATATATCTTATGTATCGTTAATACAAGTAAACATAGTACTTAACAAGAACATCATATTGTGGCTAGGTTCAGCAACTCCACGAGCACTCCG CGATATTGATCTGGCTCAAGACTCGGTGGTGAAGATCTTCTCCTTTTCAAGAGAGCCAAATGTTGTTCAACCTTGGCAAACAACTGAGAAAGAATACTCAAGCTCTG GATTTGCAATCTCCGGGAGGAGGATTCTTACAAACGCTCATGTTGTGGGTGATCACTCATACCTGCAAGTGAGAAAACATGGTTCACCCACTAAGTACAAAGCAGAAGTTAAAGCGTTTGG GATATTTGGAGCTCGGAGATATACCTTTATTGGTGAAACTATCTACGCTTTAGGTTATCCTCGTG ATGGTGATATCATATCTGTCACAAAAGGTATTGTAACGAGAGTTGAACCTCAAAAGTATGCTCACAGCTCCATTGAAATATTAACGATACAAACAGATGCGTGTATTAACGGTGGAAAGAGTGGTGGTCCAGTGGTCATGGGCAACAAAGTTGCTGGTGTGGTATTTGAAAATGATTCTCCTTCTGACAAGTga
- a CDS encoding Transport protein particle (TRAPP) component (Transport protein particle (TRAPP) component; FUNCTIONS IN: molecular_function unknown; INVOLVED IN: ER to Golgi vesicle-mediated transport; LOCATED IN: cellular_component unknown; EXPRESSED IN: 24 plant structures; EXPRESSED DURING: 15 growth stages; CONTAINS InterPro DOMAIN/s: Transport protein particle (TRAPP) component (InterPro:IPR007194), TRAPP I complex, Bet3 (InterPro:IPR016721).) yields MAPVGPRSGDAIFSSIDRVNAELFTLTYGAIVRQLLTDLEEVEEVNKQLDQMYSSSTIYVDSLPWGYNIGIRLIDEFLAKSGVSRCVDFKETAEMIAKVGFKMFLGVTASVTSWDSDGTCCSIILEDNPLVDFVELPDTCQGLYYCNVLSGVIRGALEMVSMKTEVTWTRDVLRGDDAYELQVKLLKQVAEEYPYKDDE; encoded by the exons ATGGCTCCGGTTGGTCCTCGATCCGGTGATGCGATCTTCTCTAGCATTGATCGTGTG AATGCGGAGTTGTTCACGTTGACGTATGGTGCTATTGTGCGTCAATTGCTTACTGACCTGGAAGAAGTAGAGGAAGTTAACAAACAGCTTGATCAAATGTATTCTTCTTCTACGATTTATGTAGACTCTCTTCcatg GGGATACAACATTGGAATCCGACTTATCGATGAGTTTCTAGCTAAATCTGGTGTTTCCAGATGCGTTGACTTTAAGGAAACTGCTGAAATGATTGCCAAG GTGGGTTTCAAGATGTTCTTAGGAGTCACTGCATCAGTGACAAGCTGGGACTCGGACGGGACTTGCTGCAGTATAATCTTAGAGGACAATCCCCTAGTTGATTTCGTCGAGCTTCCCGATACTTGCCAAGGTCTTTACTACTGCAATGTCTTAAGTGGAGTCATTAGAGGAGCTTTGGAAATG GTCTCAATGAAGACAGAAGTGACATGGACGCGTGATGTTCTTCGAGGAGATGATGCTTATGAGTTGCAAGTAAAGCTACTGAAACAAGTCGCTGAGGAATATCCTTACAAGGATGATGAATAA
- the SESA5 gene encoding seed storage albumin 5 (seed storage albumin 5 (SESA5); FUNCTIONS IN: lipid binding, nutrient reservoir activity; INVOLVED IN: lipid transport, pollen development; LOCATED IN: endomembrane system; EXPRESSED IN: shoot apex; CONTAINS InterPro DOMAIN/s: Bifunctional trypsin/alpha-amylase inhibitor (InterPro:IPR013771), Bifunctional inhibitor/plant lipid transfer protein/seed storage (InterPro:IPR016140), Napin/ Bra allergen (InterPro:IPR000617), Plant lipid transfer protein/seed storage/trypsin-alpha amylase inhibitor (InterPro:IPR003612); BEST Arabidopsis thaliana protein match is: seed storage albumin 3 (TAIR:AT4G27160.1); Has 1807 Blast hits to 1807 proteins in 277 species: Archae - 0; Bacteria - 0; Metazoa - 736; Fungi - 347; Plants - 385; Viruses - 0; Other Eukaryotes - 339 (source: NCBI BLink).), producing MAKLILVFATLALFILLANASIYRTVVEFEEDDDVSNPQQGKCQREFMKHQQLRGCKQWIRKRAQQGRIGYEADDFELTLDVDLEDDENPMGPQQQSSLKMCCNELRQVDKMCVCPTLKKAAQQVRFQGMHGQQQVQHVFQTAKNLPNVCKIPTVGSCQFKASPY from the coding sequence aTGGCTAAGCTCATTCTCGTTTTCGCAACTCTTGCCCTCTTCATCCTCCTAGCCAACGCATCCATCTACCGCACAGTGGTGGAGTTcgaggaagatgatgacgtGAGCAACCCACAACAAGGTAAGTGCCAGAGGGAGTTTATGAAGCATCAGCAACTAAGAGGTTGCAAGCAATGGATCCGCAAGAGAGCTCAACAAGGAAGAATCGGATACGAAGCTGATGACTTTGAGCTCACTCTTGATGTCGATCTTGAGGACGATGAGAACCCAATGGGGCCTCAACAACAGTCATCTCTTAAAATGTGTTGTAATGAATTAAGGCAAGTGGACAAGATGTGTGTGTGTCCTACACTGAAAAAGGCGGCTCAACAAGTCAGATTCCAGGGAATGCATGGACAGCAACAGGTGCAACATGTGTTTCAGACTGCTAAGAACTTGCCTAACGTTTGCAAAATCCCTACCGTTGGATCCTGCCAGTTCAAGGCATCTCCTTACTAG